The proteins below are encoded in one region of Pseudonocardia sp. DSM 110487:
- a CDS encoding TetR/AcrR family transcriptional regulator C-terminal domain-containing protein: MTADTQRHVRRRPALTRHEVLETALALIDADGVDALSMRRIGKALDRDPMRLYRFASSKDALLDGVVELVLGELYIPTAEGAGWEDVLRRAARSFREIARAHPHVVPLLVTRPLATPLALRPLGTLRPLEQLLELLIGAGFDPRSALHAYRLYMGFLQGHVLNELQERMHDPDETDDLLRLGLHRLPAREFPRIRSLAAELAAYDGLQELDEGLDVVIGGLRRQLNAET; the protein is encoded by the coding sequence ATGACGGCCGACACGCAACGCCACGTCCGACGGCGACCCGCGCTGACCCGTCACGAGGTGCTCGAAACGGCGTTGGCCCTCATCGACGCCGACGGGGTGGACGCGCTGTCCATGCGCCGGATCGGCAAAGCGCTCGACCGCGACCCGATGCGCCTCTACCGGTTCGCGTCGAGCAAGGACGCGCTGCTCGACGGCGTCGTCGAGCTCGTACTCGGCGAGCTGTACATCCCCACTGCAGAGGGCGCGGGCTGGGAAGACGTACTGCGCCGCGCGGCACGCAGCTTCCGGGAAATCGCGCGGGCGCACCCCCACGTCGTGCCGCTGCTGGTGACCCGTCCGCTCGCCACGCCCCTCGCGCTGCGCCCGCTCGGGACGTTGCGCCCGCTCGAGCAGCTGCTCGAACTGCTCATCGGGGCAGGCTTCGACCCACGTAGCGCGCTGCACGCCTACCGGCTCTACATGGGATTCCTGCAGGGGCACGTGCTCAACGAGCTGCAGGAACGCATGCACGACCCGGACGAGACCGACGATCTGCTGCGGCTCGGGTTGCACCGGCTCCCCGCGCGGGAGTTCCCCCGTATCCGCTCGCTCGCCGCCGAGCTGGCCGCCTACGACGGGCTCCAGGAACTCGACGAGGGCCTCGACGTGGTGATCGGCGGCCTGCGCCGCCAGCTGAACGCCGAAACCTAG
- a CDS encoding NlpC/P60 family protein, producing MEVGLVRLVRSRRTLVLALLVVVGLLTGTGTALAQPAPPPNPSDDDLQRSRQAVDARAGDVARLTATLAELDAKTDDLQAALAAQRETAEAALVDLQNARDAAAAAKRRAESARIETQAATVAIDQARARLDEIVSTTYLQGLDAGPLGLLTEATSPEDLLARAEYTDMVARTQLQAHEGLERARVDKANADSAARAALDEAKEAEDGAEAAKAVADDAVAAAQAAARAQAEQLAQVAAQRAGVQRQLDAAQSADAGLRTQRQRFDDWQRRMAEERASRERVERDAAAARVAVEGRATSLRGGAAVRRVIDRAMSQIGVQYVWGGGNGRGPSTGIPDAFGSPLNRVGFDCSGLMQYAYSGAGVSLPRVSRNQFHAGEKVPVSSVRPGDMIFYQNQGAPIHHVAMFIGDGKMVEAPYTGGNVRVVPMRTRGLLPHAARVL from the coding sequence ATGGAGGTCGGTCTCGTGCGGCTCGTGCGGTCTCGACGCACGCTCGTGCTGGCCCTGCTCGTGGTCGTGGGATTGCTGACCGGGACGGGCACGGCTCTCGCGCAGCCGGCGCCCCCGCCCAACCCCAGCGACGACGACCTGCAGCGCAGCCGCCAGGCCGTGGACGCCCGCGCGGGGGATGTCGCCCGCCTCACCGCGACGCTCGCGGAGCTGGACGCGAAGACCGACGATCTGCAGGCTGCCCTCGCGGCGCAGCGCGAGACCGCCGAGGCGGCGCTCGTCGACCTGCAGAACGCGCGGGACGCCGCCGCGGCGGCGAAGAGGCGGGCCGAGTCGGCGCGGATCGAGACGCAGGCGGCCACCGTCGCGATCGACCAGGCGCGGGCCCGGCTCGACGAGATCGTGTCCACCACCTACCTGCAGGGCCTGGATGCGGGGCCGCTCGGGCTGCTCACCGAGGCCACGAGCCCCGAGGACCTGCTCGCGCGCGCCGAGTACACCGACATGGTCGCGCGCACGCAGCTGCAGGCCCACGAGGGGCTGGAACGCGCACGTGTCGACAAGGCCAACGCCGACTCCGCCGCGCGGGCGGCCCTCGACGAGGCGAAGGAGGCCGAGGACGGCGCCGAGGCGGCCAAGGCGGTGGCCGACGACGCGGTCGCCGCCGCCCAGGCGGCCGCCCGGGCCCAGGCCGAGCAGCTGGCCCAGGTGGCGGCGCAGCGGGCGGGCGTGCAGCGGCAGCTCGACGCCGCGCAGTCGGCCGATGCGGGCCTGCGCACCCAGCGCCAGCGCTTCGACGACTGGCAGCGCCGGATGGCCGAGGAGCGTGCGTCGCGGGAGCGTGTCGAGCGCGATGCCGCGGCCGCGCGGGTGGCCGTCGAGGGCAGGGCGACGAGCCTGCGCGGTGGCGCCGCGGTACGGCGTGTGATCGACAGGGCGATGTCGCAGATCGGGGTGCAGTACGTGTGGGGTGGCGGCAACGGCCGCGGCCCGAGCACCGGCATCCCCGACGCGTTCGGCTCGCCGCTCAACCGGGTCGGTTTCGACTGCTCCGGCCTCATGCAGTACGCCTACAGCGGCGCCGGGGTCTCCCTGCCGCGGGTGAGCCGCAACCAGTTCCACGCGGGGGAGAAGGTGCCGGTCTCCTCCGTCCGGCCCGGCGACATGATCTTCTACCAGAACCAGGGCGCCCCGATCCACCACGTCGCGATGTTCATCGGCGACGGCAAGATGGTCGAGGCCCCGTACACCGGCGGGAACGTGCGCGTGGTCCCGATGCGGACGAGGGGCCTCCTGCCGCACGCCGCCCGGGTGCTGTGA
- a CDS encoding arginase family protein → MTGARVAVIGVASSAGTHHAGQDQAPAALRAGGFVERLRAAGVAVEDRGDLLHEVFVADEMGSTARNLDAVVRVARAVADAVGDALAQRALPLVLGGDCTITLGVVAGAQRRDPTAGLLYLDGDADLATPETTGSGVLDAMGIAHLLGLADTELARLGAGPPMLTDDRLALIGYDETDPETFKTEVLHDRPGLVRFADHQVRADPAGCATAALTALQPNASSLVVHFDVDAVDSRDLPLANYPHYGTGISLAAAGEVLAVLCGAPTLAAVVLTEVNPGHDPTGHQLARYIGTVTGAIARGLAAR, encoded by the coding sequence ATGACGGGTGCTCGGGTGGCCGTGATCGGAGTGGCCAGCAGCGCAGGGACTCACCATGCCGGCCAGGACCAGGCGCCCGCGGCCTTGCGGGCAGGCGGCTTCGTCGAGCGGCTCAGGGCCGCGGGCGTGGCCGTCGAGGACCGCGGCGACCTCCTGCACGAGGTCTTCGTCGCCGACGAGATGGGCTCGACCGCCCGCAACCTGGACGCGGTGGTCCGCGTCGCAAGGGCCGTGGCCGACGCCGTCGGTGACGCGCTCGCCCAGCGCGCGTTACCCCTGGTTCTGGGTGGCGACTGCACCATCACCCTCGGCGTCGTCGCGGGCGCCCAGCGCCGGGACCCCACCGCCGGACTGCTCTACCTCGACGGGGACGCCGACCTGGCGACCCCGGAGACCACCGGGAGCGGCGTGCTCGACGCCATGGGGATCGCCCACCTGCTCGGGCTCGCCGACACCGAGCTGGCCCGGCTGGGCGCGGGGCCGCCGATGCTCACCGACGACCGGCTCGCCCTCATCGGCTACGACGAAACCGACCCCGAGACCTTCAAGACCGAGGTGTTGCACGACCGTCCCGGCCTGGTCCGGTTCGCCGACCACCAGGTCCGCGCCGACCCGGCCGGTTGCGCGACGGCGGCGCTGACCGCGCTGCAGCCGAACGCGTCGAGCCTTGTCGTCCACTTCGACGTGGACGCCGTGGACTCCCGCGACCTCCCACTCGCCAACTACCCCCACTACGGCACCGGGATCTCCCTCGCCGCGGCAGGCGAGGTGCTGGCCGTCCTGTGCGGGGCACCGACGCTCGCCGCCGTCGTCCTGACGGAGGTCAACCCCGGCCACGACCCCACCGGCCACCAGCTCGCCCGCTACATCGGCACCGTCACCGGCGCGATCGCGCGCGGCCTCGCCGCCCGCTGA
- a CDS encoding cold-shock protein, with protein MAQGTVKWFNGEKGFGFIATDGGGADVFVHYSEIDAGGFRSLEEGQRVEFEVGQGAKGPQATGVRVI; from the coding sequence GTGGCACAGGGAACTGTGAAGTGGTTCAACGGCGAGAAGGGCTTCGGCTTCATCGCCACCGACGGGGGCGGCGCTGACGTCTTCGTGCACTACTCCGAGATCGACGCTGGCGGATTCCGCAGCCTCGAAGAGGGGCAGCGCGTGGAGTTCGAGGTCGGCCAGGGCGCCAAGGGCCCGCAGGCCACCGGCGTGCGCGTCATCTGA
- a CDS encoding DUF58 domain-containing protein, with protein sequence MEAALRTLELTVRGRLDGLLQGNHLGLVPGPGSEPGESRLYVPGDDVRHMDWAATARTTAPHVRETMADRELETWVVVDLSASLDFGTTTCEKRDLAIAALGAVTHLTRGGGNRIGVLVATGEKLVRIPARGGLAHAQGMLRRVASTPRAPEGTRGDLAAAIEQLRRPPRRRGLAVVISDFLGEPDWERALRALSARHELLAVEVLDPRELELPDVGTVVLADPESGRQREVTITPLLAREFSAAAAEHREQVAAALRRCGAAHLILRTDSDWIADVVRFVLARKRAWSGGR encoded by the coding sequence ATGGAGGCCGCGCTGCGCACGCTGGAGCTCACCGTGCGCGGCCGGCTGGACGGGCTGCTGCAGGGCAACCACCTCGGGCTCGTGCCAGGGCCGGGCAGCGAGCCGGGGGAGTCGCGGCTCTACGTGCCGGGCGACGACGTGCGGCACATGGACTGGGCCGCGACGGCCCGCACCACCGCGCCGCACGTCCGCGAGACGATGGCCGACCGGGAGCTGGAGACCTGGGTCGTCGTGGACCTGTCCGCCAGCCTCGACTTCGGCACCACCACCTGCGAGAAACGCGACCTCGCGATCGCGGCCCTCGGCGCCGTCACCCACCTCACCCGGGGCGGGGGCAACCGGATCGGTGTGCTCGTCGCCACCGGGGAGAAGCTCGTGCGCATCCCGGCGCGCGGCGGCCTCGCCCACGCGCAGGGCATGCTGCGGCGCGTGGCGAGCACCCCGCGTGCGCCCGAGGGCACCCGCGGGGACCTCGCGGCGGCGATCGAGCAGCTGCGCCGCCCACCGCGAAGGCGCGGGCTCGCGGTCGTGATCTCCGACTTCCTCGGCGAGCCGGACTGGGAGCGTGCGCTGCGCGCACTGTCGGCGCGGCACGAGCTGCTCGCCGTCGAGGTCCTCGACCCGCGCGAGCTGGAGCTCCCCGACGTCGGCACGGTGGTGCTGGCCGATCCGGAGAGCGGCCGCCAGCGGGAGGTGACGATCACCCCGCTGCTGGCGCGCGAGTTCTCCGCGGCGGCGGCCGAGCACCGCGAGCAGGTCGCGGCCGCGCTGCGCCGGTGCGGGGCGGCGCACCTCATCCTGCGCACCGACTCGGACTGGATCGCCGACGTGGTTCGGTTCGTCCTCGCCCGCAAGCGCGCCTGGTCCGGAGGGCGGTAG
- a CDS encoding VWA domain-containing protein, producing MFSHPWWLLLLAVVAALVAGYVLLLRRRRRDTIRFTNLELLDRVAPKRPGWYRHLPAAALIVALTVLTIALAGPQAEARVPRNRATVVLVIDVSLSMQATDVEPSRLAAAQVAAKAFADQLTPGINLGLVSFAGTAAVLVSPTVDRDPIKRAVDGLKLSESTATGEAIFAAIQSVETFSQAIAGSAEGPPPARIVLMSDGKQTVPGGVMPEEEPRGAFTAARAAAEASIPVSTISFGTDYGTIEINPGERTPVAVDDASMRQIADLSGGQFFTAASEGELRQVYADLSDQIGYEVRRVDVSRPWLAGGALLLVVGLGAGIALGRRLP from the coding sequence ATGTTCTCGCACCCCTGGTGGCTGCTGCTGCTGGCCGTGGTGGCGGCCTTGGTGGCCGGCTACGTGCTGCTGCTGCGCAGGCGCCGCCGCGACACGATCCGCTTCACCAACCTGGAGCTGCTCGACCGGGTGGCCCCGAAGCGGCCGGGCTGGTACCGGCACCTCCCGGCGGCGGCGCTCATCGTCGCGCTCACCGTGCTCACCATCGCGCTGGCCGGCCCGCAGGCGGAGGCGCGGGTGCCGCGCAACAGGGCCACGGTCGTGCTGGTGATCGACGTGTCGCTGTCGATGCAGGCCACCGACGTCGAGCCGAGCCGGTTGGCCGCGGCGCAGGTGGCCGCGAAGGCGTTCGCCGACCAGCTCACCCCCGGGATCAACCTCGGCCTCGTGTCGTTCGCGGGCACGGCGGCCGTCCTCGTGTCGCCCACGGTCGACCGGGATCCGATCAAACGGGCCGTCGACGGGCTGAAGCTGTCCGAGTCCACCGCCACCGGCGAGGCGATCTTCGCGGCGATCCAGTCGGTGGAGACGTTCTCGCAGGCCATCGCGGGCTCGGCGGAAGGGCCGCCGCCTGCACGGATCGTGCTGATGAGCGACGGCAAGCAGACCGTGCCCGGTGGTGTGATGCCCGAGGAGGAGCCGCGCGGGGCGTTCACCGCGGCGCGGGCGGCTGCGGAGGCGTCGATCCCCGTGTCCACGATCTCGTTCGGCACCGACTACGGCACGATCGAGATCAACCCGGGGGAGCGCACGCCCGTAGCCGTCGACGACGCGTCGATGCGCCAGATCGCCGACCTGTCCGGCGGCCAGTTCTTCACGGCGGCGAGCGAGGGCGAGCTGCGGCAGGTCTACGCCGACCTGTCCGACCAGATCGGCTACGAGGTCCGCCGGGTGGACGTCAGCAGGCCATGGCTCGCGGGCGGCGCCCTGCTCCTGGTGGTGGGCCTCGGTGCCGGCATCGCGCTGGGGCGCCGCCTGCCCTGA
- a CDS encoding MoxR family ATPase, with the protein MSVQESVPSPASEGERLERVVFEIKRVIVGQDRLVERMLVGLLARGHLLLEGVPGVAKTLAVETVAKVVGGSFSRLQFTPDLVPADILGTRIYRQGREEFDVELGPVVANFVLADEINRAPAKVQSAMLEVMAERHLSIGGQTFPMPDPFLVLATQNPIENEGVYPLPEAQRDRFLFKIIVEYPGVEEEREIVYRMGAEPPVAQQVIDPVELTRLQKVATRVFVHHALVDYVVRLVVATRTPGEHGLSDIASWVSYGASPRATLGIVGAARALALVRGRDYVLPQDVLDVAPDVLRHRLVLSYDAVADQVPMDHIISRVLATVPLPQVSARPQSGPAPFPAGSSA; encoded by the coding sequence GTGAGCGTGCAGGAGTCCGTCCCGAGCCCGGCGAGCGAAGGGGAGCGCCTCGAGCGCGTCGTCTTCGAGATCAAGCGTGTGATCGTCGGTCAGGACCGGTTGGTCGAGCGGATGCTCGTCGGCCTCCTGGCCCGCGGCCACCTCCTGCTGGAGGGGGTGCCGGGTGTCGCGAAGACCCTCGCGGTGGAGACGGTGGCGAAGGTGGTGGGCGGCAGCTTCTCGCGCCTGCAGTTCACCCCGGACCTCGTGCCGGCCGACATCCTCGGTACCCGCATCTACCGGCAGGGGCGCGAGGAGTTCGACGTCGAGCTCGGGCCCGTCGTCGCCAACTTCGTGCTCGCCGACGAGATCAACCGCGCGCCGGCGAAGGTGCAGTCGGCGATGCTCGAGGTGATGGCCGAGCGGCACCTGTCGATCGGCGGCCAGACGTTCCCGATGCCCGACCCGTTCCTGGTGCTCGCCACGCAGAACCCCATCGAGAACGAGGGCGTCTACCCGCTGCCGGAGGCCCAGCGCGATCGGTTCCTCTTCAAGATCATCGTCGAGTACCCGGGTGTGGAGGAGGAGCGGGAGATCGTCTACCGGATGGGCGCGGAGCCGCCCGTCGCGCAGCAGGTGATCGATCCCGTAGAGCTCACGCGGCTGCAGAAGGTGGCCACGCGGGTGTTCGTGCACCACGCGCTCGTCGACTACGTGGTGCGCCTCGTGGTCGCCACCCGCACGCCGGGGGAGCACGGGCTGTCCGACATCGCGAGCTGGGTGTCCTACGGCGCATCGCCGCGCGCCACGCTCGGCATCGTCGGCGCCGCTCGGGCGCTCGCGCTGGTCCGCGGCCGTGACTACGTGCTGCCGCAGGACGTGCTCGACGTGGCGCCCGACGTGCTGCGCCACCGGCTGGTGCTGTCCTACGACGCGGTGGCCGACCAGGTGCCGATGGACCACATCATCTCCCGGGTGCTCGCCACGGTGCCGCTGCCGCAGGTGAGCGCGCGGCCCCAGAGCGGCCCGGCGCCGTTCCCGGCGGGCAGCTCGGCGTGA
- a CDS encoding aconitate hydratase: MSTDSFGAKGTIQAGGSEHEIFRLSAVEGAERLPFSLKVLLENLLRTEDGANVTADHIRALASWDPAAEPDTEIQFTPARVVMQDFTGVPCVVDLATMREAVTELGGDPAKVNPLAPAELVIDHSVIIDIFGRADAFERNVDFEYQRNKERYQFLRWGQGAFSEFKVVPPGTGIVHQVNIEHLARVVMTRGGQAYPDTLVGTDSHTTMVNGLGVLGWGVGGIEAEAAMLGQPVSMLIPKVVGFKLTGEIPPGATATDVVLTITEMLRRQGVVGKFVEFYGEGVGAVPLANRATIGNMSPEFGSTAAIFPIDDETIRYLTLTGRSDAQIALVEAYAKEQGLWHDPAREPVFSETLELDLSTVVPSIAGPKRPQDRIELTDAKSAFRKSIHDYTDDPPAEPLLRGHVDEAGDESFPASDAPAVGFVDDDAEPVVFSAANGGEGRPSKPTKVTSESHGEFVLDHGAVVIASITSCTNTSNPSVMLGAALLAKNAVDKGLSVKPWVKTSMAPGSKVVTDYYEKAGLWPYLEKLGYHLVGYGCTTCIGNSGPLSDEISAAVNEADLTVVSVLSGNRNFEGRINPDVKMNYLASPPLVIAYALAGTMDFDFENQPLGQDTDGNDVFLRDIWPSPQDVQSTIDNAISQEMFTKDYADVFAGDERWRSLPTPEGNTFEWDPESTYVRKPPYFEGMQPEPSPVQDISGARVLALLGDSVTTDHISPAGSIKEDTPAGQYLRGHGVEKRDFNSYGSRRGNHEVMIRGTFANIRLRNQLLDAIVDGGVSGGYTRDFTQDGGPQAFIYDAAQNYAAQSTPLVVLGGKEYGSGSSRDWAAKGTALLGVKAVIVESYERIHRSNLIGMGVLPLQFPQGESARSLGLDGTETFDISGVTALNEGSTPRTVHVTATKETGEKTEFDATVRIDTPGEADYYRNGGIMQYVLRGMLRN, encoded by the coding sequence GTGAGCACCGACAGCTTCGGAGCGAAAGGGACCATCCAGGCCGGCGGGTCGGAGCACGAGATCTTCCGGCTGTCGGCCGTCGAGGGGGCCGAACGCCTGCCGTTCAGCCTCAAGGTGCTGCTCGAGAACCTCCTGCGCACCGAGGACGGCGCCAACGTCACCGCCGACCACATCCGCGCCCTCGCCAGCTGGGACCCCGCCGCCGAGCCGGACACCGAGATCCAGTTCACGCCCGCGCGCGTGGTGATGCAGGACTTCACCGGCGTGCCCTGCGTGGTCGACCTCGCCACCATGCGCGAGGCCGTCACCGAGCTCGGCGGCGACCCGGCGAAGGTCAACCCCCTCGCCCCCGCCGAGCTGGTGATCGACCACTCGGTGATCATCGACATCTTCGGCCGCGCGGACGCCTTCGAGCGCAACGTCGACTTCGAGTACCAGCGCAACAAGGAGCGCTACCAGTTCCTGCGCTGGGGCCAGGGTGCGTTCAGCGAGTTCAAGGTCGTGCCCCCCGGCACCGGCATCGTGCACCAGGTCAACATCGAGCACCTGGCCCGCGTGGTGATGACCCGGGGCGGGCAGGCGTACCCGGACACCCTGGTGGGCACCGACTCGCACACCACGATGGTCAACGGCCTCGGCGTGCTCGGCTGGGGCGTCGGCGGCATCGAGGCCGAGGCGGCCATGCTCGGCCAGCCCGTCTCGATGCTCATCCCGAAGGTCGTGGGCTTCAAGCTCACCGGCGAGATCCCGCCCGGCGCCACCGCAACCGACGTCGTGCTGACGATCACCGAGATGCTGCGCCGCCAGGGCGTGGTCGGCAAGTTCGTCGAGTTCTACGGCGAGGGTGTCGGCGCCGTCCCGCTGGCCAACCGCGCCACGATCGGCAACATGAGCCCCGAGTTCGGCTCCACGGCGGCGATCTTCCCGATCGACGACGAGACCATCCGCTACCTCACGCTCACCGGCCGTTCCGACGCGCAGATCGCGCTCGTCGAGGCCTACGCCAAGGAGCAGGGCCTGTGGCACGACCCGGCCCGCGAGCCGGTGTTCTCCGAGACCCTGGAGCTGGACCTCTCGACGGTGGTCCCGTCGATCGCGGGGCCGAAGCGCCCGCAGGACCGCATCGAGCTGACCGACGCGAAGTCCGCGTTCCGCAAGTCGATCCACGACTACACCGACGACCCGCCTGCCGAGCCGCTGCTGCGCGGCCACGTCGACGAGGCGGGCGACGAGTCGTTCCCGGCCAGCGACGCGCCCGCCGTCGGGTTCGTCGACGACGACGCCGAGCCTGTCGTGTTCTCCGCCGCGAACGGCGGCGAGGGCCGCCCGTCCAAGCCGACGAAGGTCACGTCCGAGTCGCATGGCGAGTTCGTGCTCGATCACGGCGCCGTCGTGATCGCCTCGATCACCTCGTGCACCAACACGTCCAACCCGTCGGTGATGCTCGGCGCCGCCCTGCTGGCGAAGAACGCCGTCGACAAGGGCCTCAGCGTCAAGCCGTGGGTGAAGACGTCGATGGCTCCCGGTTCGAAGGTCGTCACCGACTACTACGAGAAGGCCGGCCTCTGGCCGTACCTGGAGAAGCTCGGCTACCACCTCGTCGGCTACGGCTGCACCACCTGCATCGGCAACTCCGGCCCGCTGTCGGACGAGATCTCCGCCGCGGTCAACGAGGCCGACCTGACGGTCGTGTCGGTGCTCTCGGGCAACCGCAACTTCGAGGGCCGCATCAACCCCGACGTCAAGATGAACTACCTGGCGTCGCCGCCGCTGGTCATCGCGTACGCGCTGGCCGGCACGATGGACTTCGACTTCGAGAACCAGCCGCTCGGCCAGGACACCGACGGCAACGACGTCTTCCTGCGCGACATCTGGCCCTCGCCGCAGGACGTGCAGTCCACGATCGACAACGCGATCAGCCAGGAGATGTTCACCAAGGACTACGCCGACGTCTTCGCAGGCGACGAGCGGTGGCGCTCGCTGCCCACGCCGGAGGGCAACACCTTCGAGTGGGATCCCGAGTCCACCTACGTCCGCAAGCCCCCGTACTTCGAGGGCATGCAGCCGGAGCCGTCGCCGGTGCAGGACATCTCCGGTGCCCGGGTGCTCGCCCTGCTCGGTGACTCCGTCACCACCGACCACATCTCCCCCGCCGGCTCCATCAAGGAGGACACGCCCGCCGGGCAGTACCTGCGCGGGCACGGTGTGGAGAAGCGGGACTTCAACTCCTACGGCTCCCGCCGCGGCAACCACGAGGTGATGATCCGGGGCACGTTCGCCAACATCCGGCTGCGCAACCAGCTGCTCGACGCGATCGTCGACGGCGGGGTCTCGGGCGGCTACACCCGCGACTTCACGCAGGACGGCGGGCCGCAGGCGTTCATCTACGACGCCGCGCAGAACTACGCAGCACAGAGCACTCCCCTCGTCGTACTCGGCGGCAAGGAGTACGGCTCCGGCTCGTCGCGCGACTGGGCGGCGAAGGGCACCGCGCTGCTGGGCGTCAAGGCCGTGATCGTGGAGAGCTACGAGCGCATCCACCGCTCCAACCTGATCGGCATGGGCGTGCTGCCACTGCAGTTCCCGCAGGGCGAGTCGGCCAGGTCGCTCGGCCTCGACGGCACCGAGACGTTCGACATCAGCGGCGTCACGGCGCTCAACGAGGGCTCGACGCCCCGCACCGTCCACGTCACGGCCACCAAGGAGACCGGCGAGAAGACCGAGTTCGACGCAACCGTGCGAATC